The genomic window CCGGGGAGGCGGATTCGGTGGCCGCAAGCGCGGCGTTCCACGGATTCCGCTTGGAGCGACAGATCGCCTTGCCGGCGCCTTTGCCGGCGGACGCACGCGTCGACACGCAGCGTCTCCTGGAAGGGACCTGGTCGCCGGTCGTCGACGCGGAATACACCGCGACGGGGCTCCAATCGTTTGCCCGGCGGGCCGTAGGCGAGTCGTACGCATCAGGCCTCGACGAGGCCATGACGGTCGCCGGGATCGTTCCGCGTATCGGCGTGCCGCGGGAATCACCGGTGGAGCTCGTGTTCCTCATCGACGATCTCCGCGTTTCCGGCGACGCGGCAGACGCGGACGAAGCGACCTCGGCCAAAGGCGACGATTCCCCGCGGTTGCGGGAAGAAGACCCCGTCGAACGGGCCGTTCCCGGCCGCGCACCGAGGACGGCCGACGCCGGCCCGTCGATGGAACCGGTGAAGGACCACCCGTCCGGTATCCGGGAGGCGATCACCCCCCGCCCGGGCCCCGAGCCTGAAGGCGCAGGCCCCGCGCTCATCGTCGCCGGCACCTTGACCTCGATCTTAGCGCTGATCCTCGCCCGGCGCATGATCGACCGGCGCCGGCTTCTCACGGTCTCGAGCCGCAACCGTGTCCTCGAAGTCGTCACGAAGCGCCGCGGCG from Euryarchaeota archaeon includes these protein-coding regions:
- a CDS encoding winged helix-turn-helix transcriptional regulator, which produces MVSVTLAVLALPAAGVLGPGDGVKVGPGEADSVAASAAFHGFRLERQIALPAPLPADARVDTQRLLEGTWSPVVDAEYTATGLQSFARRAVGESYASGLDEAMTVAGIVPRIGVPRESPVELVFLIDDLRVSGDAADADEATSAKGDDSPRLREEDPVERAVPGRAPRTADAGPSMEPVKDHPSGIREAITPRPGPEPEGAGPALIVAGTLTSILALILARRMIDRRRLLTVSSRNRVLEVVTKRRGAPISAIARETRLAASTAEYHVRILMDFGLVVRTRLRGRAIYFPAGLEPASRARLALEANERTKAILRLLERAPEATVRDVAAQVGVSRTAAHWHMVRIREAKALHMAT